In the Brassica napus cultivar Da-Ae chromosome A7, Da-Ae, whole genome shotgun sequence genome, one interval contains:
- the BNAA07G38570D gene encoding uncharacterized protein BNAA07G38570D has translation MENKTNNGNEDGPKHSQVVKIKREFEKISQPSLKQPEMRRVLSEITRRQRSRSPLGLGERSISVGH, from the coding sequence ATGGAGAACAAGACCAATAATGGAAACGAGGATGGTCCAAAACATAGCCAAGTGGTGAAGATAAAGAGAGAGTTTGAGAAGATAAGCCAGCCATCGCTGAAGCAACCGGAGATGAGAAGGGTCCTCTCCGAGATCACCAGGCGTCAACGTTCACGTTCACCTCTCGGCTTAGGAGAGAGATCTATTTCCGTTGGACACTGA
- the LOC125576183 gene encoding basic blue protein-like, with the protein MARSSAKAAITTILTVISFFLPGGLTHYRSPTTYIVGNEFGWDLSIPADTWASNKTFYAGDILVFRYDYQLDNMLVVNQTGYETCIPNEGYIEYNTGEDMIQLAYGGNYFIGTATPGDCWGGMKLAINALAPDNKD; encoded by the exons ATGGCTCGATCATCAGCTAAGGCTGCGATAACTACAATACTAACAGTTATTTCGTTCTTTCTCCCTGGCGGTTTGACCCATTATAGAAGTCCTACCACCTATATTGTCGGAAATGAATTTGGGTGGGACCTGAGTATTCCTGCAGATACTTGGGCAAGCAACAAAACTTTTTACGCTGGGGATATTCTCG TATTCCGGTACGACTATCAATTAGACAACATGTTGGTTGTAAACCAAACGGGTTACGAAACGTGCATACCAAACGAGGGATATATAGAGTATAATACCGGCGAGGATATGATCCAACTTGCTTACGGTGGCAACTATTTCATCGGAACAGCTACTCCTGGTGACTGTTGGGGTGGTATGAAGTTGGCAATCAACGCTTTGGCCCCAGATAATAAGGACTAA